Genomic segment of Microbacterium hydrocarbonoxydans:
CATTGCTCTGCTGGGACATCCGCTCTCCGTTCGCATGCGTGTAGGCACCGGGTGCACCTTGCGGATGATTGTGACAGTCAATGGTGGTTTCGTCTACCTTTAAACGACGAGGTGATCTACTCTGAGGGCGAAGCCGGTCGGCCGATCGCTTCACCGCACGAGAACGGAGCGTCAGATGTCGGGCAACCTGAGCATCGAACAGCTGGATGCCGGCATCGCCGCCGGCGAGATCGACACGGTGATCGTGGCCTTCGCGGATGCGCAGGGGCGACTGGTCGGCAAACGCGTGTCGGCACGGCTGTTCCAGGAGGACATCCTGGCTCACGGGGCCGAGGCCTGCGACTACCTGCTCTCGGTCGACGTCGACATGAACACGGTCGACGGCTACGCGATGTCGGGCTGGGACCGCGGCTACGGCGACATGGTGCTGAAGCCCGACGTCGAGACCATGCGCAACATACCCTGGCTCGAGGGCACCGCGCTGGTCATGTCGGATCTCGTGTGGCAGAACGGCGAGCCGGTCGCGCCGTCTCCCCGAGCGATCCTCGACCGCCAGCGCGACCGCCTCGCCGAGCGGGGCTGGACCGCGTACTCGGGCACCGAGCTCGAGTTCATCGTCTTCGACAACACCTACCGCGACGCCTGGGCGCGCAAGTACGAGGGGCTGACGCCCGCCACCGACTACAACGTCGACTACAACCTGCTCGCCTCGACCCGCATGGAGCCGCTTCTGCGCGACATCCGCAACAGCATGGACGGCGCCGGACTCTATTGCGAGGGAGTCAAGGGCGAATGCAACTTCGGTCAGCAGGAGATCGCATTCCGCTATGCGGAGGTGCGCGAGACCGCCGACCAGCACGCGATCTACAAGAACGGTGCGAAGGAGATCGCCGAGCAGCACGGTCAGGCTCTCACCTTCATGGCCAAGTTCAACGAACGCGAGGGCAACAGCTGCCACATCCACCTGTCGCTGCGCGACGAGTCGGGTGCTCCGGTGATGGCGGGGGACGGCGAGCACGGCTTCAGCC
This window contains:
- a CDS encoding glutamine synthetase family protein — translated: MSGNLSIEQLDAGIAAGEIDTVIVAFADAQGRLVGKRVSARLFQEDILAHGAEACDYLLSVDVDMNTVDGYAMSGWDRGYGDMVLKPDVETMRNIPWLEGTALVMSDLVWQNGEPVAPSPRAILDRQRDRLAERGWTAYSGTELEFIVFDNTYRDAWARKYEGLTPATDYNVDYNLLASTRMEPLLRDIRNSMDGAGLYCEGVKGECNFGQQEIAFRYAEVRETADQHAIYKNGAKEIAEQHGQALTFMAKFNEREGNSCHIHLSLRDESGAPVMAGDGEHGFSPVMEHWIAGILATLREFTLLLAPNINSYKRFAKGSFAPTGVAWGIDNRTCALRVVGHGSGLRVENRVPGGDVNPYLAISAIIAGGLHGIENELPLPERFTGNAYEDAVDHLPTTLREAAALFSESTIARAAFGDDVVEHYLNQARIEVEAYDAAVTDWERIRGFERL